One Planctomycetota bacterium genomic region harbors:
- a CDS encoding PilZ domain-containing protein, with amino-acid sequence MIQVQELPSMAWMPAELQAAFNVFAAAETPSDSRRDNAREAYVAPATFVIGRIRRTVYLRDLSDNAAGFLATEAFDPDTQGTLIFNDKRGVEREVSVTVGRCRSVVSHVNEGYFSFAN; translated from the coding sequence ATGATCCAGGTTCAAGAACTGCCCTCGATGGCATGGATGCCCGCCGAGCTTCAGGCGGCTTTCAACGTCTTCGCCGCCGCCGAGACCCCGTCCGACAGCCGCCGCGACAACGCCCGTGAGGCCTACGTCGCCCCGGCGACGTTCGTTATTGGCCGCATCCGCCGCACCGTCTACCTCCGGGATCTCTCGGACAACGCCGCCGGCTTCCTGGCGACCGAGGCATTCGACCCCGACACGCAAGGCACGCTGATCTTCAACGACAAGCGTGGCGTCGAGCGTGAGGTATCGGTCACCGTCGGCCGTTGCCGCAGCGTGGTCAGCCACGTCAACGAAGGCTACTTCTCCTTTGCCAACTAG
- a CDS encoding NAD(P)-dependent oxidoreductase, translating to MAQTVLVAEGSAPAPLAWLAERCRVLEVRKDDPTFASALAEADGLIVRSYLPVDDALLDGGPNLKVVGRGGVGIEHIDVAACRARGIEVVYTPDANTRAVAELVAGLMVKLVRPWHAFTSFPTADQFTAYRKDAGEHLHELTLGILGMGRVGHAVSRVAHHGFGMRVLYHDVADVDALIDVPAESVSHEQLVSRCDLLTVHVDGRPDNRGLVAEEELSRNVRWLINTSRGMCVDADAVHAALADDRLEGVALDVYDPEPPAADSAYAHILRDFPDRAILTPHMASRTKTAVQNMSWVVRDVWRVLSGEPPEAPAPTATPT from the coding sequence ATGGCCCAGACCGTGCTCGTCGCCGAAGGTTCCGCGCCTGCCCCGCTCGCCTGGCTGGCCGAGCGCTGCCGCGTTCTCGAAGTCCGCAAAGATGATCCCACCTTCGCATCGGCCCTGGCCGAAGCGGACGGGCTCATCGTGCGTTCGTACCTGCCGGTCGACGACGCACTGCTCGACGGCGGGCCGAACCTGAAAGTCGTCGGTCGCGGCGGCGTCGGCATCGAACACATCGACGTGGCCGCGTGCCGCGCGCGTGGCATCGAAGTCGTTTACACCCCCGATGCCAACACCCGCGCCGTCGCCGAACTCGTCGCCGGGCTCATGGTCAAACTCGTCCGGCCCTGGCACGCGTTCACAAGCTTCCCCACCGCCGATCAGTTCACGGCTTACCGCAAGGACGCCGGCGAGCATCTGCACGAACTCACGCTCGGCATCCTCGGCATGGGCCGGGTCGGCCACGCGGTCAGCCGCGTCGCGCACCACGGGTTCGGCATGCGCGTGCTCTACCACGACGTCGCTGACGTGGACGCGCTGATCGATGTGCCGGCGGAGTCGGTCTCGCACGAGCAACTCGTGTCGCGCTGCGACCTGCTCACGGTTCACGTTGACGGCCGCCCGGACAATCGCGGCCTTGTCGCCGAGGAGGAACTCAGCCGAAATGTCCGCTGGCTAATCAATACAAGCAGAGGCATGTGCGTCGATGCCGACGCGGTCCACGCGGCGCTGGCTGACGATCGCCTCGAGGGGGTCGCGCTCGACGTGTACGACCCCGAGCCCCCCGCCGCCGACTCGGCCTACGCGCACATCCTGCGCGACTTCCCCGACCGCGCGATCCTCACCCCGCACATGGCCAGCCGCACGAAAACCGCCGTGCAGAACATGAGCTGGGTCGTCCGGGACGTCTGGCGTGTGCTGAGCGGCGAGCCGCCCGAAGCCCCTGCCCCAACAGCAACTCCCACGTGA